Part of the Lolium rigidum isolate FL_2022 chromosome 6, APGP_CSIRO_Lrig_0.1, whole genome shotgun sequence genome, GCATTCTCGTGCACTAGTCGACCTACACCCAAAAGGTGTTGGAAATATTTGAGTTTAAACATGTGTATGTTTCTAAGATCCCGATGACCGGAAGATCTTTGCAGCAAGACAAGGACCTGTTCAGACCTAagggagagggggggggggaattCTAGGACCAGAATTCCCCTACTTGATTGCAATTGGCATACTCATGTACCTCGCAAATTGTAGACAACCAGATACTGCATCCGCCTTCAATTTTCTTGCTAGGTACATTTCTGAGCCTACCAAGAGATAATGGAAAGGCGTTAAGTACATCTTCCGATATCTGCAAGGAACTAAAGATCTTGACTTATTTTATCGAAGGAATCAAGACCTATGAGTCGTAGGGTATGCTGATGGTGGGCAGACTGGATATGATTTGCTTTGTGGTTTAATTGCGGTTTCTTGGAAATCGTCTAAGCAAACTCGTGTGTTAACTTCGACGAACCACTCAAAAATCATAGCACTATATGAAGCATCACGTGAATGTGTTTGGCTTTAACTGATGATCGCCCACATCCAGATGACATGTGGGTTGAACACCGTACAAACCCCAACCATTATCTACGAAGATAATGCCGCTTGTGTTGCACAAGTCCAGACGGGTTATATGAAGAGCAATCTTACGAAGCATATAAACTCCAAGTTCTTCTATATATGCACATGAATTGAAAAAGATGAACGAGCTAAAGATCTTGCATACTTAGTCGTGTGAAAATCTTGCTGATTTATTCACTAAGTCATCAACATCATCTCTTTCGAGAGATGTGTTCGTGAAATCGGTACGATGAGACTTAAGGAGATGCAAGGTTTAGGGGAGAATCTTCACAAAATCGTCACTGACATCTTGATCCCGATGACTGAGTACTTAACTGATTAAGTGAATTCCTCAAGTGAGTATTTATGAAATTTCTCCTATGAGGTTGAGGCAACTCGTGCAACATAGCAATGTATACTATTTACTTTTCTCCATATTCTTTCCACTGGTTTTTTCGGAGTTTTGAGACATGAATATACGGATAATACCTATGAGAAGTTTTGGGAAACTTAGGCCTCCGTTGTGGCCCACTTCGGTGGCATACAACTAGGCTAAGTCTATCCCCCACGTTTAACGTTAAGTGGGTcttatccatatatatatatatatatatatatatatatatatatatatatatatatatatatatatatatatatatatataacagcactattctgcaaccggttgcagaataatattctgagcaccgactcatacttctctggacacaaggttatacttcccggataacagggttcaactttctgtcgaacttacttGAACTTCCCGTTTTTttcagagctactgattctacttcgtgtttcccaactatttgtcggaactatgcaaatgatataccgttggatagataatgaaaaaccgcaactttttcatgttcacacttttcacagattttgcacggtttaaatttaattttggaaataCGAAAacacttctatatggccagaaaacgaacttttagttcaattttcgaatcgcttatctaaactgtgcaaatgatataccgttggaaagataatgaaatttcgcaactttttcatgttttaagttttttcaaaattctcacagtttttgaacaattttgaaaataccgaaattcggacgtactcaaaaacgatcggacagtaatttggatgaattttttcaaccgtttttcggaatgatgcaaatgatatggcgttggaaagctatggactaggcgcaactttcttattccaattgttttctctaattccttacagtttaagagaataactcgatttactgtccgcccgttttatgtgatgggcaccgaatgattttccccgcgatttccatgcggCATATTTaaccaatgcaaatgatatacggttggaaaggtctcaaaatggcgcatctttttcatatctaccattttttccaactccaaacgatttgaaagtaattttagatgttttgaaatcatgtttccggtatattttgtgggataacaatttgaatttaatagattagatccatctatttgttgtaaaatgttgtatgtaatgaaattagacatatactctaccatataaagcttttggtgacaatgattaaaGTGGTTGGtggtcaaatcgatgagatttgaacaatagatttccgccccgtaaaaacagagcattgaactttcctcgacacgaacttgtacttctagggaaatgcggttgtacttctcggcgctgttttggtgacaatgattgttttttcctatgtgaacttaggtgggagtatttttctttgaacccttttaattcatgtaattaccgcttgtacttcctgttgtctccgcatgtacttctcggaatcactgcacgTACTTCCTCGCATATGACGGGataattttgttttttctacatttagactttgtcgggtttattgtacttttctatattaagtgggtgtactgctcgtgccgaatggttgtgcttctcgttttcaagtatatgaacttcctcgcgtgtgacgggattatttttgtttttgtacatttggattttctcgattttcttgtacttcctatattaagtgggtgtccaAACACTCAATTCTGGAGGATTTCCTCATTTCTTGAAATTAATGGAGAACTAGAACTTCCAAAATGACAATTCGTACTTCCCTTGGCCACCGTttgcacttctcagaatcactactcGTACTTCCATTGATATAAAAAAATTGGACGATTTTTATTATTTGTGTACTTCTAAAAGTCACCCCTTGTACTTCTAGAAATTATTTCATGTATTTCTTGTGAGAAAAAAATGGAtgatttttattattttcaataCACTACAAGACATATCGTATACTTTCCAAAACCAATCAATTGTACTTCCCAACGTTGACGTGTGTACTTCGGGAATTTGCACTACCGAGACACAATAATTGAGTTCCTCCAAGATTTTTTTGTATGgatgattttatttttattctctgTTTCACTATAGGCATATGTACTTCCTGAAACAGCAGTTTTGCACTTTTCAAAAAGAAGAATTTGTACTTCTCGGCGCCATTTTTCGTGTGTTTCTTGGCACTATTGTTTTTAATTTTCCGAATTGATGTATACTTCTCAAAATCAAAGTTTTGACCTTCCAAACATTGGTATTCGTACTTATCGGGAGTTTTTTTAGTTGCCATATTGTTTTTAGCAGTATCCTGGGTTGTACTTCTCGCATTGTCGCTACTGTGCTTCCTGATTTACTGCCATGTACTTATTCAAGACTTAATTTTAGCCATAAGTTGTGAAATATTGCCATGAGTTGACTTAATGTTTCCCTTTAGTTTCAATAATTATCAGCATGTACTTCTCAAATTTTCCAATTAAACTTCCTACATATTTCGTTGGAAAATAGTGGTGGCGATGGGCTGGAACAGATGGTGGTGGCGTTGTCTGTTCTTCTCAAAATTATTTTTTTGCACTTTCTGGTAGTTACTTGGTGTACTTCTCGGCTGTTACTTTTAAACATTATTAGCATTTTTCCTGTGCATGTCATATATAATGCTCTACCTTTTGACGAATGAAGTTTTGCATTAAGTTTTCGGAAGTACACACAGCAGGAAAGTACATAAGGTCGAAAGACAAAATAATTATGTATGGCTACTACTGCAAGGATGTGCTGTTTCCTGTACTGCTACTGAATACGTTTGTGTACGCTGCTGCTCACGAGTTGCGTTTATTGTTGCTCAGGACTGGTTTATGATTCGTAGTAGTATACATCTCTCTCAGCCTCATACAATGGTACACAATATGGCAGTACAACCTCCGCGTCTGTGCAGTACAACCCGTTCACGGAAAAAACAAGACCAACAGCCTTCATCGCTTCGTGGCGACGGCCGTGCGGTGGAGTTGATGAGGTGCGGTGAGGAGCTCCCGGCCAGCGCGCAGGAGGGGAGCGTAGGCAGGCGCTGCTTCAGCGAATCCCAGGAGGCCGCCGCTCGATGAGGCCCAACGCGACGAGCAGGGAGGTCGAGGCGGCGCAAACCACAAACCATTTTTGAACTTCACATAGAGAAAATTGAATTTCACAATTCACACACGAACGACCTCAACTTCCCAGCTGACAAACTCCATAAAATGCGAACTTCACGGAAGATGAACGGGAACAAAAAGAAAAGTACATCAACCATGCATTATGCATTCACAATGACCTGAAATTTCAGTGATAGGCTTGAGGTTGTTGCTTTCCTGGCACCATCGTGAAGGGCCAGTAGATGTAGCAGGTCTCCGGCACACCTGATGTTCAGACCAGCGTGAAGTTCAGACGAGGCGCCGAAGAAATTCAGACCTGACGCCAAAGTTCAGACCAGTGCTctacttctcttctcttctcataTGCACTTCTCTTCTCAATCTGTCCAAACTGCCGAACATAAACATAAAAAAAGAGAACCGCAATGAGAGTAGCTAGCAGCAACACACGAATGAAGAGTAAAGGCAGCAAGAGCAGCAGCAAACACACGCGTACAAGGAGAGAAgcagcatcggctgtgctcgcctAGAGAGATCGAAGCAGCGGCGGCTTCGCGCGTGGGCGCTGCATGGCGTCGCACCTGACGACGGAACTGGAAGTCGATGGTATGGTGCTGCACACGTACTGCTGCTGCTGCGAGGACGAGCTGCTGCTGAGGACGAGCCtgtactgctgctgctgctgcatccgggtcgacgacggcaaCCGGTGGGGCTTCCCTACTCGCTGCAGAGGACGGGGCAGCGGTGGCTGGTACTCCTCCGTCAGCGCACGACAcagcgaggcggcggccggggcgACGGCGACTGGTAGCGGAGTCTCTCTCACCTGCAGCGTCACGAGGACCAGGCGGGAGGGAGCCCGGAGACGGGGGCGCGGATGGCGGAAGAAAGGGCAGCGCCGCCTAGCTGAAAACTTTTAGAGTTGGGGAAGGGGGCGGTTGTGCTTGCCGGAGTTGGGGAAGGAAGTGGCCGTCGCGGGAGGCGGCTGTGCTTGCCGGAGTCAGGGAAGGGGGCGGCCGTCGCGGGAGGCGGCTGTGCTTGCCGGAGTCAGGGAAGGGGCGGCCGTCACGGGAGGCGGCTGTGTGGGTTCCCCGCGGAGGGGCCGGCAGGGCGGCGGTTCCCGGAGGCGGGGCAGGCGGGGGGCTGCCATGGCCGGGGCATGTGGCGCCGTGGCGGCGATTCCCGGCGGTGGGGCAGGCGGGGGTTGTTGGTTCGTGGTGATCGAACTTGGTCTGGGAACGTGGGTTGACTTCCTTTTTCCACGGATCGGGCCTTATAGAGGATGGTggtgctcaaaataatattttgagcaccggtttcagaatagtgcgaccctatatatatatatatatatatatatatatatatatatatatatatatatatatatatatataaagttCAATCATTGTACGTATTAGTTGACAAAAAGATTAATAAAGAGCTCTTTCACATTCGGTTCGACTTTATTGTTCATCTACTTCATCTACGCTATGCATCCTCAGCACCGGTGAGCCGGCAGAGGTTGCAGGACTCATTAGagaatctccagccgcgtcccccaaagcgtcccccaaagcaatttggggtgcgccggaccaaaaaaccgttccagccgcgtccccaaacccgaattttgtccggcgcgccccgatacggtgtccggtgccccgagcccatccccgtcccataggggacgctccggggacgctggacacaccgaaaagcgaggtggggagtggcggggccgacccgtcagcggcacaataaattttaacctaaccgtcgcctacctcgcgacggaagttattgtctttgcagcgacggtgcagttcccgcagcgacagtgcagttcccgcagaggcgcagcgacgcgtcccgtcgcgcctagctctgcgtgccggtgttaatgagcgccaccgctcctccgcctccctctggcctataaaagggccgcgtctcatcgtccctctcacacacaaaccctagtgcctctctcccaaaccctagccgccatcatctcaacaagactcgacgctatgtctggtagaggcggaggccgacctcgcggccgtggtcgtggtcgtggccgcggcagagctgaacgctcgccgtcgcctcccacgccgccggcttcatcgtcggagatggacgtggagccggacgtgctgttcgagttcgtcctcgtcctcaagggcgacccgcgcagcatctagaggctgccggactccttcgccgactacgtcaccggcgacgaccgcccgcgcacgatgcatctacgggaggctgcgtgcggctactaccggtggatcgtcgacgtgatctacgacgcgcgcggcaagatgtacctcaacatcggctgggagaagttcgcgcgacactacaacctcgaagccggcttcatcctcctgttctcctacttcggcgacagggacatgagcgtcaaggtcttcgacgagatgcgctgccgccgggactaccacgacgacagcaccgacgaggaggacgactgatgatgaagagtgttgtttcttcgcagcgaatacgtgcacggaagtttctggatgttcgcctcatatgtagaaccaacaagggcaccatcctcccgctggattttccagtttgggtgactgggtgtgcctcgagtgttctttcttagcagcgaacacaggaaaccttcgatgcacggtctagtcaggtttagtttttttgcaaaattttatatttgtgtccaccatggttcaaactatgtattagtttgtggaaaaccatgttccaaactgtctcttcgtgtaaaccacgttcccaattatgtattagtttgtggaaattgaaataaaaatgccaaaaaaaagtattttaaatgtttgggggaggcgtttggaggacgcggctagggagcgacgtcccccaaacgcggcacgaacagaacatgtcccccaaacgctcaattcggcgcggtttgggggacgcggctggagatgctcttatatcgtATCTAGAgggaaaggttttttttttttgcgaaacacagtacaatcaaaggcgctcatacatacgcgcacacactcacccctatgaacgcacgcacgcacaccctacccctatgagcaccttcaagatactgcatcgaagaactgatccggcgggtcttgagattgacgaagtcaccacaggcgcctcgctgtcgacaggAACATCGCcttccactgaagaatattccgcctttatgagacatctttttttttcgagagtgcgCCAAAGGCgcaccatatctttatagaaggcagcAAAACAATTTACAAGAGACGGAAAGGGTTGCGAACAACCCCACCGAAAGACCCCAACACACACCTACGCCTACTCTCGCGGCACTATCGCTCTCCCTCCAACTCTCGCCGCCTCCCAGAGTTTAAGTTCATCAAGGATGCTGCCTTTATGAGacatcaaagtgtcaaatctgggatttgaactctggtgagctGGAAAAGGGTTTTACACACATACTCTCTAGTCTTTCTATAACCTTCTACACCGGCCAGCCCGAGACCGAACCGACCCTGATGCAAGATTTGCGGTTTATCTGCATATAGAACGGTTTATTTGCTCTATCGCCCTGTCCCCTGTTCGTCCTTTGCAGAAGCGATCTGCTCGACACCGGCAAATCCATCGCCCAAACCTCCGCAAACCCTCGGAGCgcacgcacgccgccgccgccgccatgcgtcCATCTCACGACCGCCGCCCGTACCGCCCGCCGGATCGGGGCTCCCCGCCTCCCCACCGCTACCACAACCAGCACCACCGCCAGCCGCCCCCGCACGCGCGCCAGTACGCcgtgatcctcctccgcgcggcgcccgACTCCTCCACCCCGTCCGCCACGGAGATCGACGCGCTCGTCGCCGGCCTCCAGTCGCCGCCCCCCGACAGcctctccgtctcctcctccggccgccagGCCGCGCGCCTCCTCTTCCGCTCCCTCCCCAAAGCCGCGGAGGCCGCGCGCGAGCTCTGGTCGCTCCGCCTCGACGGCCTCCACTTCATCAACCCGCACCTCCCCGACGCGCCCCTCGCCGCCCACGCCTACCCGCTCCTCGCCTCCCTCTTCGCCTCCCACGCGTCCCGCCTCCTCGACTCCGACCTCGTCTCCCGCTGCGCCGCCCGCTCCGCCGAGCTCGCAGTCTCCATCCAGTCCGTGAAACACCGCCTGCGCGCCCACAATAAGCTCCGCGACTTCGATCAGCTCGATCTCCAGAAGAGAACACTGGAGGCTGAGAAGGACTTGGTGGATGACAAAATTGCAGAGTACAAAGCAGCCATGAATTCGATACGGCGCGCCATGTTATGTGGGACGGATGGCGAGGAAGAGGTGGATGGGGAGGGGGTGGATGTGTTTGGGATTATCGGGGAAGACGAGGATGTGGACTTTGTGAGGCTGCACATGATGATGCTGCGCGAGTGCAGGAGGCTCAACGAGGGGCTACCCATCTACGCTTACCGCAGAAAAATTCTCGATCACATTTTCAATAACCAGGTGGGTTTCATGACATTGCAAATTTGCACTGCAGTGTGAACCATTCGATCCTTTATTACCACTTCATGCTTAGAATAATGGGGAAAGACTAgtttatggagttttgttgtgcatGTTATCAAATTATTACAATGTGCCATTTAGTTCTAACCTCGTATACGTAGGTTAGGTGTACTCCGAAGCTGTAATTAAAGTGAGTTTCGTGTATCGAGTTTATAAAATTTTCATCTGTATTGGCAACTTGACATGATAATCCTGTTTGTGCTTTTCTAAAGGACTATTAGGTGCATTTTGCTGACGAGGCAACAAATTTTTGGGACCCCAATAGGGCGTGgcgttaattttttttttggcgcGAAAGAATGGCAACTTGCCACGTGGCCAGGGGGGAAACAGATCCCACGCCTGTTGTtccgtttctacaggatccaatAGGGCATGGTGTTTTTTTGCCGCGAACTATTGTCAACTTGCCACGTGTCCAGGGGAAAACAGATCCGACGCCTGTTGTTCCGTTGCGGCAGGATTCAATCGCGGGCACGTTGTTCCGATATAAATTTCCTATTTTTGATTATGTAGTTTGTCTAATACTCAGCAATCAGCGTTGGGCTTTACCCACAGTTTTCTGTGTATTTAGTTTTATCTGTTCATTTGCGTTTGCAGAGCATGACATGCTGATGCAAAAATCATGATTTAATTTGTATGAACTTTGTTCTCTACAGGTTATGATCTTAATTGGGGAAACTGGTTCTGGGAAAAGCACACAACTAGTCCAGTTTCTTGCTGATTCAGGTCTTGCTGCAAATGGCTCAATTGTCTGCACGCAACCGCGGAAAGTTGCTGGTCTGTCGCTGGCACATAGAGTAGATGAAGAAAGCAAGGGCTGCTACAAGGACAATTTCGTGTCATCATATTCAAGCTTTTTTAATTCCCAAGATTTAAGCTCTAAGATCATATTTTGCACAGATAGTTGTCTCTTACATCACTATATGGACGATACAGACCTGAGTGGCATTTCATATATCATTGTTGATGAAGCTCATGAAAGAAGCTTGAACACTGATCTTCTCTTAGCTTTGATCAAGAAGAAGCTGCTTGATAGGTTGGATTTGCGACTCATTATAATGTCTGCCACTGCTGACGCTAATAGACTTGCTGAATATTTTTATGGCTGTCAAACTTTCCATGTGAAAGGGAGAAATTTTCCTGTTGAAATTAAATATGTGCCAGATTTGTCAGTGGAGGCTTCTTTGAATACTGGGCTAAATTCTCCGCGTGGTGCTTGTGCCACTGCTTCTTATGTCGATGATGTTATAAGACAGGTAAGCATTATTCACAAGGGTGAAGACGAGGGTGCCATCCTTGCTTTCTTGACATCTCAACTGGAAGTTGAATGGGCTTGTGAAAATTTCAGTGATGCCAGGGCTGTGGTTCTTCCTATGCATGGAAAGCTTTCCCCTGTAGAACAGAGTCGTGTTTTTAAAAGCTTTCCTGGAAAGAGAAAAATTATCTTCTGCACGAATATAGCTGAAACATCACTGACTATAAAAGAAGTGAAGTATGTTGTTGATTCTGGTCTGGTCAAGGAGAGCAGATTTGTTCCTACCAGCGGCCTCAATGTCCTGAAAGTAAATTGGATTTCCCAAAGCTCAGCTAATCAACGTGCTGGCCGGGCAGGTCGAACGGGAGCAGGGAAGTGTTATAGGCTTTACTCCCAATCTGACTTCAGTATGATGGAAGTGCATCAAGAACCTGAAATCCGTAAAGTTCATCTCGGCACTGCTGTTCTGAGAATACTTGCTTTGGGTGTTAAAGATGCACAAAATTTTGAGTTTGTTGATGCCCCAAATCCAGAAGCTATCAATATAGCTGTGAAGAACCTTGAACAGTTGGGTGCTATCAAATGTAAATATAATTGCTTTGAGCTGACTGATATTGGACGCCACTTGGTAAAATTGGGAATTGAGCCAAGGCTTGGAAAAATTATGCTTGATTGCTTCAGTTTTGGTTTGAGGAAGGAAGGTGTTGTTTTAGCTGCTGTTATGGCAAATTCTAGCAGTATATTTTGTAGAGTGGGCACTGATGAGGAGAAACATAAAGCTGACCTTCAGAAGGTCCGATTGTGTCACCAAGATGGAGATCTGTTCACTCTACTCGCTGTTTATAAGAAATGGGAGGATGGACATGAAAACAGGAATACGTGGTGCTGGCAGAACAGCATCAACGCCAAGACCATGAGGAGGTGCCAGGAAACTATATCAGAACTTGAAAAGTGCCTAAAGCATGAGCTGAACATTATTATCCCAAGTTATTGGTGTTGGAATCCTGAGGCTCCCACTGTGCATGATAAGTTGCTGAAGAGAATTATCCTGTCATCTCTTGCAGGTAATCTTGCTATGTTTTTAGGACATGAAAGGTCTGGTTACCAGGTGATTTCTACAGATCAGGTTGTGAACCTTCATCCTTCATGCTCATTGCTCAATTATGGCATCAAGCCAGAGTGGGTGGTGTTTGCAGAAATCTTGTCAGTGCCAAATCAATATTTGGTATGCGTGACTGCTGTTGATCATGATGCCTTGTGTACAATTCACCCAATGTCTTTCATTCAGCAACTGGAGAAACAGAAATTGCAGATAAAGGTGATTAGCGGGCTTGGTAATAACCTGCTAGGAAAATTTTGTGGCAAATCTGGCCAAAATAAGCAGAAGATTGTCTCACGTCTCCAGGAAGAATGCAGGGATGACCGATTAACTGTTGAAATTAACTTCAAAAATAATGAGGTTATTCTGTTTGCTACAGAACAGCACATGGAAAAGGTCTTTTGCATTGTTAACAATGCTTTGGAATGTGAAGGTAAGATGATGCGGAATGAATGCCTTGAGAGAAGTTTATTTCCTGAGAGGTGTGGCAGTTCTCCCATTGCACTATTTGGCTCAGGTGCTGAAATCAAGCATTTGGAACTTGAGAAGAGATATCTGACAGTAGAGGTTCTGCATCAAAATGCCCATGACATCAATGAGATGGAGCTCATTTGTCTGGTGGATAGTCTTGTCTCCGGTGTTGTTAATATTCATAAATTCGCCAGAAATTTCCGCATAGCTTCAGATGAAACTAAATGGGGTAAATTTACATTCCTCAAACCTGAAAATGCTGAAGATGCTGTCTCAAAATTGAACGGAGTAGAGTTTCATGGTTCTTCCCTAAAAGTAGTTCCTGTGTATTCTTCCGATAATCAAGGATTACCATTTCCTGCAGTAAGAGCTAAATTATGTTGGCCACGTAAGCCAAGCAAGGGCCTTGCACTTGTAACATGTGCCAGCGGGGAAGCTCAATCTGTTGCAAATGACTGCTTTGCCCTAGGAATTGATGGAAGGTATGTCAATTGTAGGGTTAGTACGAAGGAGGAGAACTGTGTCTTTGTCGAAAGAATTCCATTGCATGTCACGGAGCCAGAACTGTATGATGCTTTCCGTAGCACAACAACAAGGAGAATCCTTAATATCCGTTTACTCAGGGTCAAGGGAGCCATAGCTGGCCCCTCTGTTTCAGTATGTGAAGAAGCATTGATTAGAGAAATTTCTTCATTCATGCGAAACAAGAGTTTTCCTGGACAAAATTTCCGTGTTGAGGTGTTCCCTCCAGAGGAAAATGATTCAATGATGAGAGCAACTTTAACTTTTGATGGAAGTCTTTATCAAGAAGCTGCAAGAGCACTGGACCATCTGCAAGGAAGTATTCTTCCTTGTTGTCAACCTTGGCAGATCATAGAATGCAAGCATGTATTTCATAGCACTCTGTCCTGTCCGGTACGTGTTTACAATGTTATCAGCCTGGAAGTTGCTTCTCTGCTTGAGAGTTTCCGAAGCCAAAAAGGTGTGCATGCACTCCTCATTCCCTGTATACTTTCAAAAAAATTCACTGTTCCGTTGGTTGAATCatattccggttgcttttttattcttttttgtCCTTTTTTCACTTAATTTAGTTTATATGAGCTAGCCAGTATTTTTGAGCCATCTTTTCCCTCATCTAGGATGCCTACCTCCCTAGGAAGCAACTTACTACTGCTGGCTTTGCTGTGTTCTTTTTGTGAAACTTCAAAAAGTCTATACTGGCTGATAAGGTGGTTTGAGATAGGATCATGCACATGTGGTTCCCAGTTACATTATTTTCCATCTTTATTTGCTCCAGGGAGAAAACCACTAGGAGTTATGGTTCATATAAATTTAAGTCAGGGAACATGAGTACTTATATAGGTCACCTTATATTTTATCTCAACTTCTTCATAACCATTATGAGTTATGGTTCATATATAAATTTAAGTCAGGGAGCATGCCATTTGCTCTAGCATCAATGGGGTGTTACTTTATTGATGTTTCTAGGAGAATGTGTGTTTATATCTGCTGCTGAGTTTGAAGTTTAAATGGCTCTACATCATGCAGGTGTGTCTTACAGTTTTGAGAAGACTGAGAATGGTATTTTTCGAGTAAAGCTCACTGCAAATGCCACCAAAACAATAGCAGATTTGAGAAGGCCGCTTGAAATTTTGATGAAAGGGAAAACCATAAACCACCCAGATCTGACACTAAGTGCAGTTCATATGCTCTTGTCCCGTGATGGTGTAACACATTTGAAATCAATTGAACAAGAGACTGGTACTTACATTATGTATGACAGGCGAAGTCTAAATATTAAAGTCTTTGGAAACCAACATCATATGGCTGAAGCAGAGGAGAAATTAGTTCATGTACTTCTGCAGCTCCTTGAGAAGAGGCCTCTTGAAATTTTTCTTCGTGGGCATAACCTCCCTCCAGACTTGATGAAGAAAACAATTGAAAATTTTGGAGTTGATCTGGAAGGATTCAAGAAAGAGATGCCCACAGTAAAGGTTGACTTACATAAGCACCGCCATTTACTCAAAGTTTGGGGCAGTAAAGAGGACAAGC contains:
- the LOC124664861 gene encoding ATP-dependent RNA helicase DEAH12, chloroplastic-like, whose translation is MASHLTTELEVDGMVLHTYCCCCEDELLLRTSLYCCCCCIRVDDGNRWGFPTRCRGRGSGGWYSSVSARHSEAAAGATATERFICSIALSPVRPLQKRSARHRQIHRPNLRKPSERTHAAAAAMRPSHDRRPYRPPDRGSPPPHRYHNQHHRQPPPHARQYAVILLRAAPDSSTPSATEIDALVAGLQSPPPDSLSVSSSGRQAARLLFRSLPKAAEAARELWSLRLDGLHFINPHLPDAPLAAHAYPLLASLFASHASRLLDSDLVSRCAARSAELAVSIQSVKHRLRAHNKLRDFDQLDLQKRTLEAEKDLVDDKIAEYKAAMNSIRRAMLCGTDGEEEVDGEGVDVFGIIGEDEDVDFVRLHMMMLRECRRLNEGLPIYAYRRKILDHIFNNQVMILIGETGSGKSTQLVQFLADSGLAANGSIVCTQPRKVAGLSLAHRVDEESKGCYKDNFVSSYSSFFNSQDLSSKIIFCTDSCLLHHYMDDTDLSGISYIIVDEAHERSLNTDLLLALIKKKLLDRLDLRLIIMSATADANRLAEYFYGCQTFHVKGRNFPVEIKYVPDLSVEASLNTGLNSPRGACATASYVDDVIRQVSIIHKGEDEGAILAFLTSQLEVEWACENFSDARAVVLPMHGKLSPVEQSRVFKSFPGKRKIIFCTNIAETSLTIKEVKYVVDSGLVKESRFVPTSGLNVLKVNWISQSSANQRAGRAGRTGAGKCYRLYSQSDFSMMEVHQEPEIRKVHLGTAVLRILALGVKDAQNFEFVDAPNPEAINIAVKNLEQLGAIKCKYNCFELTDIGRHLVKLGIEPRLGKIMLDCFSFGLRKEGVVLAAVMANSSSIFCRVGTDEEKHKADLQKVRLCHQDGDLFTLLAVYKKWEDGHENRNTWCWQNSINAKTMRRCQETISELEKCLKHELNIIIPSYWCWNPEAPTVHDKLLKRIILSSLAGNLAMFLGHERSGYQVISTDQVVNLHPSCSLLNYGIKPEWVVFAEILSVPNQYLVCVTAVDHDALCTIHPMSFIQQLEKQKLQIKVISGLGNNLLGKFCGKSGQNKQKIVSRLQEECRDDRLTVEINFKNNEVILFATEQHMEKVFCIVNNALECEGKMMRNECLERSLFPERCGSSPIALFGSGAEIKHLELEKRYLTVEVLHQNAHDINEMELICLVDSLVSGVVNIHKFARNFRIASDETKWGKFTFLKPENAEDAVSKLNGVEFHGSSLKVVPVYSSDNQGLPFPAVRAKLCWPRKPSKGLALVTCASGEAQSVANDCFALGIDGRYVNCRVSTKEENCVFVERIPLHVTEPELYDAFRSTTTRRILNIRLLRVKGAIAGPSVSVCEEALIREISSFMRNKSFPGQNFRVEVFPPEENDSMMRATLTFDGSLYQEAARALDHLQGSILPCCQPWQIIECKHVFHSTLSCPVRVYNVISLEVASLLESFRSQKGVSYSFEKTENGIFRVKLTANATKTIADLRRPLEILMKGKTINHPDLTLSAVHMLLSRDGVTHLKSIEQETGTYIMYDRRSLNIKVFGNQHHMAEAEEKLVHVLLQLLEKRPLEIFLRGHNLPPDLMKKTIENFGVDLEGFKKEMPTVKVDLHKHRHLLKVWGSKEDKRRVEGMVSELIISVKSNALVQLPSENVGGSKEDKQRVDDNELSNDTCPICLCETEDPFKLETCAHVFCRACLVDQCESATKSHDGFPLCCLRTGCKKPFLIVDLKHLVSKEKMDDLFRASLRAFVASRAGMYRFCPTPDCRSIYEVAAPDAEAKPFVCGACYVEICTKCHLEYHPFISCEAYKEYKEDPDATLREWRKGKENVKNCSSCGYTIEKADGCNHVECRCGSHICWACLANFRSSEECYGHLRSVHQSFVDIV